The Vigna angularis cultivar LongXiaoDou No.4 chromosome 9, ASM1680809v1, whole genome shotgun sequence DNA window GCCACAGTTGTTGATAGAGTGGCAAGAGGAAGGCCTAGATGGTGCAACCTAGGAGGACGAAGTGACCATCAGGGAACAATACCCCGacttcaaccttggggacaaggttggaCTTCAAGAGGAGGGTATTGATAGGCATAAGAATAATAAGCAGGGGTGGATTGTATATGAGAGAAGGAATAAGAGAGCGAGTTAGCTGTCATCATTTAACTGTTCGACAGTTAAGGGGGAGGATGAGGTAGTTATAAATAGAGGGTTGGTTAGTGGGAGAGTGACTTTTGGAGAGTTAGTTGTTGACAGGTATTGACTTGTGAAGAGGGTTAAGCCTCTGTTCTCACTGTACAAACATTGATTCTGTGAATATCATTCTATATTCATTCGTCCTTTCTTGTGTTCTTGTATGAGGAAGAGCATTCTTGATTAGGTTCTCAATTTAGGAACCTATCAGAAATCAAATCATGcgtctatatataatataagacAAATCATacgtgttttaatcgattacactatTAATCTAGTTGAATATAGTTTACAGTTATAATAGATTAACAACAATCAAATGTATTAATTGAAagcacaattaatgtaatcgatttgtaataaatatttggttaacatattttaaaatatgaccaTTGTGACAGTTATGTCAAACATTTAAACagttttcaaaacaataacagacttagtcgaatacaGAATGCATGCAATCGATAGAGTAGAAACACTTAGCctatatttaaaaacttttcttctcaaaatacatcacaacacacttgaaaaatatttgtgcaaacatatgagttttaatcgatttaaccaataatgtaatcgacttaaaactgatTGTTTTGCCACACTTTAAAGTTCAAATAGCTGAAGTTAGATGCTTGTGATTTTTCATTTCCGAAAACTCATATTATGCATAcacaaataaaaacacatttttaatacAGTAGTATGCAATAATCAACACAATATGTTCAAAATTATGCTTATACAAATATAACACAGTAAGAATAAATGCATGTAACATGTAACATAATACATACACATGTGTTTTCATTAACTATGTGTTGTCATAATCAAAAACAcagatatcactgagattgtgggtttaCCTAATCATGTGCTttccctatcaacaatctcaaacCTTCTAACACACACATTAACGAGCatcatataaacacaaataagtagAGATAAGCTAACATGCAAAAGATCATTCATAAAacattcataaatataataataataagagtaACTATATTATCATGCAACAATCTTATTATACACAATCATTCTGATGAAACATTGATGCAACAATCTTTGACAACAATtctaaaaatcataaatatccTGATTTGTAATCTATTTACAATGTCTATATcaacaacatataaaaattaaactgttTTTTATCTATCAACTAGTTACCAGACTTCGTTTTTATTAGCTAACTAGTATGGTATCAGTACAAGTTATATATGAAACCAAACATAGAAAGCAATAATCAAGCATAAAAATTCTACCCTTAACTTTCTTAACTTTCTACAAACAGATAATGAGCGAGAGTTGTTTGTCAAAGCTGAGGCCTTCATTGGGAACTTCTACAAACAGTTAAAGACGCAGAAATAGATCTATTAGGAAGCCTTTTAGGAATgcatcacttttttttctttgtttttaagaataaataagCTAAATTGTATAAGCACTAGTTTTGGTTTTACTTTAGAACCAAGGAATGTTTGTCAATTATCATCTGATATATCTCTTCAGAGAAATCTTACAGTGTCGATTTTCATGCTCTCGGAACCAAAGCAGTCCAAATGTCAATGACAAAACTATACCAGCTTCAGCAAGCTCTTGAATAAAAGAGGTTTTAAACAActagaagaaacaaaaataaataaaacagtgTAACTAGTAGTGAAATTCCTCTATTGCACTTTCCCTATTGCACTTTCCAAATGTTGACTGAATGATCAGGACTGCACAATGACCCTTATCTCTAACATCAAAATATTCAATCGGTTAAGCTCCTACATTATGTTAACCTATGCAGATTTGGAAAttccatcatttctctcttttaGGTCTTGGAATCCAAACAACCCAGTTCTATTTCAACACTATGAATAATATTGGCTGATAAATTATGCTATATTTTCATTTCGATTATTGCTTCAATTATCAGAAACCGAAAAGTAGAAAACTTTGGAAACCCATTTGGTAAAGGTCACAACTTCACATCAACATGATCCAACCCATTGTTCTAACATTTTCAAAACCAATcaacaaataaagaaatttcACAGTAGAAACGATTTTGAGTTAAAAGGAGGAATTTCATTGAGTTAAAACTGAGGGTTATGAGACCGTGAAGACCTTGTTGAAGCATACAATACCTAGCCGACGGAAGTAAAGTGAGATGTTGAGATCATGAAAAAATAGCCTCCCACgtgaagaaagaaaggagaaaggagaaaggagaaaagattgacacctttgagaaaaaaaaatgagaagtgACCTAACATTTGGAGACTAAATATTACAAGAATAAAAGTGGAGCTAAGTTTGaaataggtttaatgtctcatgtccctattttcgtcctaaatttgaaataagtccctgttatatttgaagttaattagatccttatttttgttaatttgatgcaaataaatccttTCCGTCAATTTCAGAAAACGGCGTTAAGGAGTGTGTGACATGGCGTGtgtgaattcaattttttaaggtttaatgtctcaataggtccctattttcgtcccaaatttgaaataggttCCTGTTAtaaattaaaccttaaaaaatttgggacgaaaatagggacctatttcaaatttgggacgaaaatagggacctattggagacattaaaccttaaaaaattgaattcacaCACGCCACGTCACGCACTCCTTAACGTTGTTTTCTGAATTTGACGGAAAGgatttatttacataaaattaacaaaaataaggatctaattaagacttcaaataTAACAGGAACCTATTTCAAATTTAGGACGAAAATAGAAACATattgaaacattaaaccttTGAAATAAAAACTAAACCTAAAAGCGCTGCATAactttgaaattaaaaacatatttaattcaattaaattttatcaaaataacttttaatatatatatatatatatatatatatatatatatatatatatatatatatatatataattaaaaaaaagccCAAAACCCACACAGCACAAATAGTTAACATTACTAAAATGCAACATACCCATATATGTAATCATAATCATAAATCTCAAATATACATCTATCtagcataaaaaaaagttacttcccttactttttttcttctagaaGTTCTTTTTTACTGTCGAAAAATGAGTTTCTAGCAGCCCTCTAGTTGTCAATGCAAGTCTCCATTCATTTCTTGCTCCAAGCACATTACCGCAGTGGCTAAAGGTTTCCCCAAATTTATAACCAAAAATTTTGTGCACGCGGTGGCTGGTCCCACCACAGCCTCATCTTCTGGAAAAATGTTGATAGAGGAGTGCAGAAGCTCCAAGGTTTCAATTAtgctattaaaatatttataaaaatatttttcaatataaatcgCTTCACCAGGGTTAGAAGCCATGTTTCTGATTTTAATAAGACCATTGTCATCTGAGCTaccacatttatttatttattttatcatctatataatatttaagtcTATTTTTCACGTTTTCATCCAAAAAATTACTAgtactattaataataataaagataaattattattatttattaaagtgaATATTTTCATGAGTGTACATAAGTGATATAGGATTGTTTGGAATAAAATAACCATTTATTTTCTTCGAGGCACACTTAAAGTCATATAATAGTATACACATCATTAAATTATGTAGATACAATATCTTGTAAACCAACATATCTTTCAATTCTAAAATCCACTTTCATTCTCTTTTGTTGAACTACTTTTACTATTAGCTTTTGAGTAGAGTTGGGATTGTTCCAAAAATCTTTTAATCCCCTTATCTGTGCAAGGCCTTGATTTCAAGGCCTCCATCAATATGAAGATTTATCATCGTCTTATAGGTCACATTTCTCTTCTCATCATTCAATCTGAAGCGGAAACAACCTAATAAAACTGCTGAAAATATCTTCATTTGTCTATAAGCAAACTCTTTTCCTAGACAAATCCGAGGACCAGCCTGCAAATGAATTAAAATCAATCCAATGCTTCTTGAAAGAAAATACACACTAATAGGAGTTTGATCATGTGCATAACAAGCATAGTTCTAAAAAATGTTCTAAGCAAAACTCTACTGACCTGAAAAGCTGTAAACTTGAAAGGGCTCTCTTGCTTAAAAATGCCATTCTCATCAAGCCATCTTTCTGGCCTGAAATCCTCTGCATCATCACCCCATATAAATTTCATCCGACCCATTGCATAAGGTTGGTAAGATACCATATCTCCCTTATTAACACTGTACCCATCTGGTAATGTGTCATCAGAAAAACAAATCTTTGCATCCTGCATCAAATTAAGGAGTCTGGTACTTATAATGCATTTCATCTACACAAGCATGTCAAATGTGTAACAACAATGTATCAATCTtggaaatttatattattacatggAAGCCAGTGAGGAAGGGTGGAGTGCTGATTTTTTATTAGCATAAAATAGGTTTCTAGTCCTCTTCATTTTTAGCTTCAACTTGGTtctctaaatttaaaaagtcacctTGATCTGTTGAAATATGTGTGAAAATTAGAGACATGTCTAAGGAGAGAAAATCTTAAAGCTGGATCTTGTACTTGgtaatcaaatttaaaacatgATGGCATTTGGTTtctattttcaaaaatcttactagtttatagaaaaaacaaaggaaacacACACCCATGCCAAGGACATACCTCACCATTATAGCACACCCTTGAGCTAGGACCACAGAACATGACAAAAATGACAAAACATCTCTGTTTTTGGTTTTCAATATACTTGTTTAAGAAGATTTCAAAACGTGATCAATTTTAGATGGACTTGAGAGCTGAATAGCATGAAATTATTTGATAGAAAACAcacaattttaaaacaaaaggtGAGAAGGAAATCAAACAGCCCCAAGTCCTCCCACCATAAGAGGTAGCTTTAGTTCTAACCATAAATGCAAGAAGGAGAAGTAGTGGAGTCTTGTTTCTACTGCATGcagtgatgaaaatgaagagtttAACCTCAAACTTAATCTTACCACAGGGACAGCAGGATAAAGTCTCAGAGTTTCTGTAATTGCTGCATGAAGATAGTTCATCTTTTCAAGAGCTTCATCTGTTACACTTGACGCAAATTCAGTATAGCTGCTAATTGATTTTGTATTTGTTGCTTCTTTCACTTCTTCTGCTGCTTTTTCTTGAACTGCAGGGTACTTACATAACATGTACATGAACCAAGAAAGTGTGGCTGCTGTTGTGTCTTTCCCAGCAATAACAAAGTTTAGAATTATATCTCTTAGGTATGTTGAATCATATCCCTTCACTTGCAGAAACCTTGACAAAATATCTTCACGTTTACTCTACAGATATAGAATGAAAAATGGATCACATATTGGTGGCACATCTAGTGAGATTAAGAGAGTTAATCTTGGTCATGCACTCAAATATAAATGGCCatgattgttttatttaagtttaatcttAAGCTTCCGTTTATGATTCTACAGCTAAGGTTACTCCTTTCATCATGTATAAATACAGCTTGCATGTAATAAACTTACATCGGAACCTCCCCTTGAAATCTGCATTTGCTGAATTCTATTTTTGATTAGGTTCAAAACAAATTCATCTAAAACTTTAGTAGTCTTTCTTAATTTGGCCTCTGATCTAATATTCAGAAATTTCTTGATCTTCCAGAAGACATCAACATAACGATAGAGGGTGAGTGCACTTGATGCATCAAAAGCATCAGCAAAAATCTTCCCTTCTTGACTT harbors:
- the LOC108337109 gene encoding cytochrome P450 704C1, whose product is MSSMAFLSHPYFFAALTLLVVQFLFRKLSKRDGKRYHPVAGTVFNQMINFHRLHHYMTHLAAKHRTYRLLNLFRYEVYTAEPSNVEYILKTNFENYGKGLYNYQNLKDLLGDGIFTVDGEKWREQRKISSHEFSTKMLRDFSVSVFRKNAAKLADIVSESATSNSSLEIQDLFMRSTLDSIFQVAFGTELDSMCGSSQEGKIFADAFDASSALTLYRYVDVFWKIKKFLNIRSEAKLRKTTKVLDEFVLNLIKNRIQQMQISRGGSDSKREDILSRFLQVKGYDSTYLRDIILNFVIAGKDTTAATLSWFMYMLCKYPAVQEKAAEEVKEATNTKSISSYTEFASSVTDEALEKMNYLHAAITETLRLYPAVPVDAKICFSDDTLPDGYSVNKGDMVSYQPYAMGRMKFIWGDDAEDFRPERWLDENGIFKQESPFKFTAFQAGPRICLGKEFAYRQMKIFSAVLLGCFRFRLNDEKRNVTYKTMINLHIDGGLEIKALHR